The proteins below come from a single Shinella zoogloeoides genomic window:
- a CDS encoding transporter substrate-binding domain-containing protein, with product MKLIKLLTAGVFAGLALTAGQASASVLDTVKQRGTLNCGTDNTAPGFGYLNTTTGQMEGLDVDFCRAVAAAVLGDASKVKFVTVTDKSRFDAVLTNQVDVVFAHTTMKPARESSIAIDFLPINFYDGTGIMVKTDSGVKEFADLDGATFCTTQGSVTETVLTSAFKARGWEGSKVLTYENLEKLFAALNSGRCNAMSTDKSALAAWAGNSPKPTDYLILPDTLDKSPFGGFVAANDSKWRNALRWITYGLFQAEESEITQANLEEKQKSEDPFVQKFLGVGGGYGKDFGLSDDFVAQAIKAVGNYGEIYDRNLGPDTSMFLDRKGTPNALWTQGGAIYSPLWN from the coding sequence ATGAAACTGATCAAGCTTCTCACGGCCGGCGTGTTTGCCGGTCTCGCCCTGACCGCAGGTCAGGCGTCCGCCTCCGTACTCGATACCGTCAAGCAACGCGGCACCCTGAACTGCGGTACCGACAACACGGCGCCCGGTTTCGGCTACCTCAACACGACGACGGGCCAGATGGAAGGCCTGGACGTGGACTTCTGCCGTGCCGTTGCCGCCGCCGTCCTCGGCGATGCCTCGAAGGTCAAGTTCGTCACGGTCACGGACAAAAGCCGCTTCGACGCGGTACTCACCAATCAGGTCGACGTCGTCTTCGCGCACACCACCATGAAGCCGGCGCGCGAATCCTCCATCGCCATCGACTTCCTGCCGATCAACTTCTACGACGGCACCGGCATCATGGTGAAGACGGATTCGGGCGTAAAGGAGTTCGCCGATCTCGATGGCGCCACCTTCTGCACGACGCAGGGCTCCGTGACCGAAACGGTCCTCACCAGCGCCTTCAAGGCGCGCGGCTGGGAAGGCTCCAAGGTCCTCACCTACGAGAACCTCGAAAAGCTGTTCGCCGCCCTCAATTCCGGCCGCTGCAACGCGATGAGCACCGACAAGTCCGCGCTAGCCGCCTGGGCCGGCAACTCGCCGAAGCCGACCGACTATCTGATCCTTCCCGACACGCTCGACAAGTCGCCCTTCGGCGGTTTCGTCGCGGCCAACGATTCCAAGTGGCGCAACGCGCTGCGCTGGATCACCTACGGCCTGTTCCAGGCTGAGGAATCCGAGATCACGCAGGCCAACCTCGAAGAGAAGCAGAAGAGCGAAGATCCGTTCGTTCAGAAGTTCCTCGGCGTCGGCGGCGGCTACGGCAAGGACTTCGGCCTTTCCGACGACTTCGTCGCGCAGGCGATCAAGGCCGTCGGCAACTACGGCGAAATCTACGACCGCAACCTCGGTCCGGACACCAGCATGTTCCTCGACCGCAAGGGCACGCCGAACGCCCTGTGGACGCAGGGCGGCGCGATCTATTCGCCCCTCTGGAACTGA
- a CDS encoding ABC transporter permease subunit (The N-terminal region of this protein, as described by TIGR01726, is a three transmembrane segment that identifies a subfamily of ABC transporter permease subunits, which specificities that include histidine, arginine, glutamine, glutamate, L-cystine (sic), the opines (in Agrobacterium) octopine and nopaline, etc.) — MTVHQANVALNTADDDVPARRRRNRIRYNAIQFAIVAAAVVLVALFALAVKEGLARHGIRFSFSFLQDAAGFDISEGKTVVFDGGFWPGFLDFTSDRLIAQAFVTGIFNTIKVAILAILLSTVLGTLLGVGRLSTNWVIRNLSFWCVEFVRNTPLLIQLVFWYFAVVLHFPPIAAAAKFYGVVISQQGLYFPAPVWQGDGSLIAIGTVTAFWVALLGLFLDRKKPVRWICAGVAIVLAVVMFATGILGIDVPVTSRFQARGGTSMSPEMAALLLAIVVNSASYIAEIVRGAIDALPKGQWEAAASLSLTRRDTVNDIILPQVFRVVLPSFGNQYISLTKNTALGIAIGYPELFNIYGTIANQTGHSLEGIVIVMVSYLILSWAISAAVGWADRRMTKRGASR; from the coding sequence ATGACTGTGCACCAAGCGAACGTGGCCCTAAACACGGCTGACGACGACGTTCCGGCCCGCCGCCGGCGCAACCGGATCAGGTACAACGCGATCCAGTTCGCCATTGTCGCGGCCGCTGTCGTCCTTGTCGCCCTCTTCGCCCTTGCCGTGAAGGAAGGACTTGCCCGGCACGGGATCAGGTTCAGCTTCTCGTTCCTCCAGGATGCGGCGGGCTTCGACATCAGCGAAGGCAAGACCGTCGTCTTCGACGGCGGCTTCTGGCCGGGCTTCCTAGACTTCACGTCGGATCGCCTGATCGCCCAGGCGTTCGTCACCGGCATCTTCAACACGATCAAGGTGGCCATCCTCGCCATCCTTCTCAGCACCGTGCTCGGGACGTTGCTCGGCGTCGGCCGGCTCTCGACCAACTGGGTCATTCGCAACCTCTCCTTCTGGTGCGTGGAGTTCGTGCGAAACACGCCGCTTCTGATCCAGCTCGTCTTCTGGTACTTCGCCGTCGTCTTGCATTTTCCTCCGATTGCGGCCGCGGCAAAGTTCTACGGTGTCGTCATCAGCCAGCAGGGCCTCTATTTTCCGGCGCCCGTCTGGCAGGGCGATGGCTCGCTGATCGCGATCGGAACGGTGACGGCCTTCTGGGTTGCCCTCCTCGGGCTTTTCCTCGATCGGAAGAAACCGGTTCGCTGGATTTGCGCCGGCGTGGCGATCGTGCTTGCCGTCGTGATGTTCGCGACGGGCATCCTGGGCATAGATGTCCCCGTCACCTCGCGGTTCCAGGCGCGCGGCGGCACGAGCATGAGCCCGGAAATGGCCGCGCTGCTGCTCGCCATTGTCGTCAACAGCGCGTCCTACATTGCGGAGATCGTGCGCGGCGCCATCGACGCGCTGCCGAAGGGGCAGTGGGAGGCGGCGGCCTCGCTCAGCCTTACACGCCGCGATACCGTCAACGACATCATCCTGCCGCAGGTCTTCCGGGTCGTGCTGCCGTCCTTCGGCAACCAGTATATCAGCCTGACGAAGAATACGGCGCTCGGCATCGCCATCGGTTATCCCGAGCTCTTCAACATCTACGGCACGATTGCGAACCAGACCGGCCACAGCCTTGAAGGCATCGTCATCGTGATGGTGTCCTACCTGATCCTCAGCTGGGCCATCAGCGCCGCTGTCGGCTGGGCCGACCGCCGGATGACCAAACGCGGAGCTTCGCGATGA
- a CDS encoding amino acid ABC transporter ATP-binding protein translates to MSPIVEMQNLNKFYGSHHVLKSIDLSVARGEVVVVIGASGSGKSTLIRCVNGLEMYQNGSLRVDGYQVPVEEDRLLGGEKELAAIRKGVGMVFQQFNLFPHKTVVENITIAPMRVHRKSKADAEATALKLLDRVGLKAHAHKYPGQLSGGQQQRVAIARSLAMEPHLMLFDEPTSALDPEMIGEVLDVMRELAADGMTMMIVTHEMGFAREVADRIVYIDQGAILEVGKPDEFFDNPQNERARSFLARVLKH, encoded by the coding sequence ATGAGCCCCATCGTCGAAATGCAGAACCTCAACAAGTTCTACGGAAGCCATCACGTCCTCAAGAGCATCGATCTTTCCGTCGCGCGCGGCGAGGTGGTGGTGGTGATCGGCGCGAGCGGCTCGGGCAAGTCCACGCTCATCCGCTGCGTCAACGGGCTGGAAATGTACCAGAACGGCAGCCTGCGCGTGGACGGCTACCAGGTGCCGGTGGAAGAGGACCGTCTTCTTGGCGGCGAGAAGGAGCTTGCGGCCATCCGAAAGGGGGTCGGCATGGTGTTCCAGCAGTTCAACCTGTTCCCGCACAAGACCGTCGTTGAGAACATCACCATCGCGCCGATGCGCGTGCACCGGAAATCGAAGGCCGACGCCGAGGCGACGGCCCTCAAGCTGCTCGACCGCGTCGGCCTGAAGGCGCATGCGCACAAATATCCCGGCCAGCTTTCCGGCGGCCAGCAGCAGCGCGTGGCGATTGCCCGCTCGCTGGCGATGGAGCCGCATCTGATGCTGTTCGACGAGCCGACCTCCGCGCTCGACCCTGAGATGATCGGCGAAGTGCTCGACGTCATGCGCGAGCTTGCCGCCGATGGCATGACGATGATGATCGTGACGCATGAGATGGGCTTTGCCCGCGAAGTCGCCGACCGGATCGTCTACATCGACCAGGGTGCGATCCTGGAAGTCGGAAAGCCGGACGAATTCTTCGACAACCCGCAGAACGAGCGCGCCCGCTCCTTCCTTGCCCGCGTGTTGAAGCACTAG
- a CDS encoding amino acid ABC transporter permease (The N-terminal region of this protein, as described by TIGR01726, is a three transmembrane segment that identifies a subfamily of ABC transporter permease subunits, which specificities that include histidine, arginine, glutamine, glutamate, L-cystine (sic), the opines (in Agrobacterium) octopine and nopaline, etc.), giving the protein MIAKSLKWSRHNLFAKPFDVLLSLTVIPGVLWLVWQIVAWALTVAKWDIIPQSLRVLMIGIFPVDQVWRTWVAAMIIAALIGAALGCVFTFRKRHAGGLLVVMAASLVLTGTNDPTNVLLVAATVALFGLLWALISLVPVMRTVLLPAAFTGMIAIFAVMAPPGAGLWGGLLLSILMTLVTAVVTLPIGILLAFGRRSRFSSVRWICTAYIEVMRSVPLIMVVYWIWILMPVLTPQLNLADVVRGMIGFTLFYSAYVAEYVRSGLQAVPRGQTEGARSLGMSEFDINRSIVLPQALRVVVPPLVGNVLDIFNTAPLVFIIGLTDFLRAGQMILANPQSGDRTYEVYSFLFLTYFLVGSLITFVARKLEKHLARGSR; this is encoded by the coding sequence ATGATCGCAAAATCCCTCAAATGGTCGCGGCACAACCTGTTCGCCAAGCCGTTCGACGTCCTCCTCTCCCTCACCGTCATTCCGGGCGTTCTCTGGCTTGTCTGGCAGATCGTCGCCTGGGCGCTGACGGTGGCGAAATGGGACATCATCCCGCAGAGCCTGCGCGTCCTGATGATCGGCATCTTCCCGGTCGATCAGGTGTGGCGGACCTGGGTTGCGGCCATGATCATCGCGGCCCTCATCGGTGCGGCTTTGGGCTGCGTCTTCACGTTCCGCAAGCGGCATGCCGGCGGTCTTCTCGTCGTGATGGCGGCTTCGCTCGTCCTGACCGGAACGAACGACCCGACGAACGTCCTGCTGGTCGCGGCGACGGTCGCCCTCTTCGGGCTGCTGTGGGCGCTGATCTCGCTCGTTCCGGTGATGCGCACGGTTCTCCTGCCGGCCGCCTTCACCGGCATGATCGCGATCTTCGCCGTGATGGCGCCGCCCGGCGCCGGCCTTTGGGGCGGGCTGCTGCTCAGCATCCTCATGACGCTCGTCACCGCGGTCGTCACCCTTCCCATCGGCATCCTGCTCGCCTTCGGCCGTCGCAGCCGCTTCTCCAGCGTGCGGTGGATCTGCACGGCCTATATCGAGGTGATGCGCTCCGTGCCGCTGATTATGGTGGTCTACTGGATCTGGATCCTGATGCCCGTGCTGACGCCGCAGCTCAACCTGGCGGACGTGGTGCGCGGCATGATCGGCTTCACGCTGTTCTATTCCGCCTATGTCGCCGAATATGTCCGCAGCGGCCTGCAGGCCGTACCGCGCGGGCAGACGGAAGGCGCCCGCTCGCTCGGCATGAGCGAGTTCGACATCAACCGGTCGATCGTCCTGCCGCAGGCCCTTCGCGTGGTGGTGCCGCCGCTCGTCGGCAACGTGCTTGACATCTTCAACACGGCGCCGCTGGTCTTCATCATCGGTCTCACCGATTTCCTGCGCGCCGGCCAGATGATCCTCGCCAATCCGCAAAGTGGCGACCGCACCTACGAAGTCTATTCGTTCCTGTTCCTGACCTATTTCCTCGTCGGTTCCCTGATCACCTTCGTCGCCCGGAAGCTCGAAAAGCACCTTGCGCGGGGCAGCCGATGA
- a CDS encoding helix-turn-helix domain-containing protein codes for MPLDDRMPGEPSIPAPVILGVAPIRESAVHQASAHAHLPRSMLDSAGMAVNQAVSLWQESMGIFYGVRLLNNAAERFHFRAEAFHMGEIVLTSYRCVAQSFDRSRSRIGRDGLDHVTLQFCVSGSHGRRDGGLGEKAEPGDLIIADLAQAQATGTSDFDSLNLTVPRRLFAPLLKAPDEQNMRVISGASPLVALLRNHLQGLFNAAGAMNGKQAEAVMGPTLELAAAAINGAVAQESVSSVEFALAGQIRRFVDERIADPDMTAERVAGLFGISTRKLYYLFEPHGGFSTYVVEARLRRCRDELVNPAHRRESIANIAGRYGFIHRKSFVRAFRRTYEISPREMRALAEEGRRLPAEPLKTDDVWRWIRELR; via the coding sequence ATGCCTCTTGACGACCGGATGCCGGGCGAGCCATCTATTCCCGCACCCGTCATCCTGGGAGTGGCCCCCATCCGAGAATCCGCGGTCCATCAAGCGTCTGCCCACGCGCATCTTCCCCGGTCGATGCTCGATTCAGCCGGCATGGCCGTGAATCAGGCTGTCTCTCTCTGGCAGGAGAGCATGGGGATTTTCTACGGCGTTCGCCTGCTCAACAATGCTGCGGAGCGTTTTCATTTTCGCGCGGAGGCCTTTCATATGGGCGAAATCGTTCTCACCTCCTACCGGTGTGTCGCGCAAAGTTTCGATCGATCGAGAAGCCGCATCGGACGGGATGGGCTTGATCATGTCACCCTGCAATTTTGCGTGTCCGGCAGCCACGGACGGCGTGACGGCGGGCTTGGCGAGAAGGCCGAGCCGGGAGACCTGATCATTGCCGATCTCGCCCAGGCGCAGGCAACGGGCACAAGCGATTTCGACAGTCTCAACCTCACCGTGCCGCGCCGGTTGTTCGCGCCGCTGCTGAAGGCGCCCGACGAGCAGAACATGCGCGTCATATCGGGGGCGTCGCCGCTCGTCGCATTGCTGCGCAATCATCTGCAAGGCCTGTTCAATGCGGCAGGCGCGATGAACGGCAAGCAAGCCGAAGCGGTGATGGGGCCCACGCTGGAACTCGCGGCGGCGGCGATCAATGGGGCGGTTGCCCAGGAGAGTGTGTCGTCCGTCGAGTTTGCGCTTGCCGGGCAGATCCGCCGCTTTGTCGATGAGCGGATCGCGGACCCGGACATGACGGCCGAGCGGGTGGCCGGCTTGTTCGGCATCTCCACGCGCAAACTCTATTACCTCTTCGAGCCGCATGGCGGTTTTTCCACCTATGTCGTCGAAGCGAGGCTGCGGCGTTGCCGGGATGAACTCGTCAATCCGGCGCACCGCCGCGAAAGCATCGCCAACATCGCCGGGCGCTACGGTTTTATCCATCGCAAGAGCTTCGTGCGCGCCTTCCGGCGAACCTACGAAATCTCGCCGAGAGAGATGCGGGCGCTGGCGGAAGAGGGCCGCCGCCTGCCTGCCGAACCGCTGAAGACCGACGATGTCTGGCGGTGGATTCGCGAACTG